A window from Mycolicibacterium tokaiense encodes these proteins:
- a CDS encoding CaiB/BaiF CoA transferase family protein, with product MTQQIQDTPDAGTGPLAGLRVVEMGQLIAGPFCGQILGDLGADVIKLEQPGTGDPMRVWGRSLPQGESMWWAVVGRNKKSVTVNLRTPEGQAVAKRLIAEADIVVENFRPGTLERWGMSYEELTALNPGLILTRVSGFGQTGPYSSRAGYGAIGEAMGGLRYVVGDPSTPPSRVGISIGDTLAALFAALGTLGAVYERTRSGRGQVVDSAIYEAVLGIMESIVPEWVISNYQRERSGAILPNVAPSNVYPTKDGAWILIAANQDTVFARLAQAMGRPELSSDERYSTHGARGERQAELDQIVADFTAQHESKELEETLLEFSVPVGKIYRPADMLEDEQFLARRSIIETEHPVLGSLPMQNTFPRLSRTDGSVRWPGPRLGEHTVDVLTEVGGYTAEDISTLEASGAI from the coding sequence ATGACGCAGCAAATCCAGGACACCCCCGATGCAGGCACTGGTCCGCTGGCCGGCCTTCGGGTCGTGGAAATGGGCCAGCTCATCGCGGGGCCGTTCTGCGGGCAAATTCTGGGTGACCTCGGTGCTGACGTCATCAAACTGGAACAGCCCGGCACCGGGGATCCCATGCGAGTCTGGGGCCGCAGCCTGCCGCAGGGCGAGTCCATGTGGTGGGCGGTGGTCGGCCGGAACAAAAAGTCGGTCACCGTCAACCTGCGCACACCAGAAGGCCAGGCTGTCGCCAAACGACTCATCGCTGAGGCCGACATCGTGGTCGAGAACTTCCGTCCAGGCACGCTTGAACGCTGGGGCATGAGCTACGAGGAGTTGACGGCGCTCAACCCCGGACTGATCCTCACGCGCGTGTCCGGATTCGGACAAACCGGCCCCTACTCGTCGCGAGCGGGCTACGGCGCCATTGGCGAGGCGATGGGCGGGCTGAGGTATGTGGTGGGCGATCCGTCGACTCCGCCATCCCGAGTGGGTATCTCGATCGGCGATACCCTGGCCGCATTGTTCGCTGCCCTCGGCACGCTGGGTGCGGTGTACGAACGCACCCGTAGCGGCCGTGGCCAAGTGGTCGATTCTGCGATCTACGAAGCGGTGCTCGGGATCATGGAATCCATTGTCCCCGAATGGGTCATCTCGAACTATCAGCGCGAGCGCAGCGGAGCCATCTTGCCCAACGTCGCACCGAGCAACGTCTACCCCACCAAGGACGGCGCGTGGATCCTCATCGCCGCCAACCAGGACACGGTGTTTGCACGACTCGCCCAGGCGATGGGCAGGCCAGAACTCAGCAGCGATGAGCGCTACAGCACCCATGGCGCACGCGGCGAGCGGCAGGCTGAACTCGACCAGATCGTCGCCGACTTCACCGCCCAGCACGAATCCAAGGAACTGGAAGAAACTCTGCTGGAGTTCTCGGTCCCGGTCGGCAAGATCTACCGCCCAGCGGACATGCTCGAGGACGAACAGTTCCTGGCCCGGCGCAGCATCATCGAAACCGAGCATCCCGTCCTCGGTTCCCTGCCGATGCAGAACACCTTTCCCCGACTCAGCCGCACCGACGGCAGTGTGCGCTGGCCCGGCCCACGTCTCGGCGAGCACACCGTCGATGTCCTCACCGAGGTGGGTGGCTACACCGCCGAGGACATCAGCACACTCGAGGCCAGCGGGGCCATCTGA
- the cysD gene encoding sulfate adenylyltransferase subunit CysD, translated as MTGAIDTTHVDELRLLEAEAVHIIREVVAELQRPVLLFSAGKDSIVLLRLAEKAFRPSALPFPVLHVDTGHNFPEVIEFRDSRVADHKLIVGSVQATIDSGRVADPGPGASRNRQQTRTLLDALEEGGFDAAFGGARRDEERARAKERILSFRDEFGQWDPRAQRPEPWSLYNGRIKKGEQVRVFPLSNWTELDIWRYIELENLELPSIYFAHEREVVARDGILLAVSDYVQPKGGERSAVEWVRYRTVGDLTITGAVRSRATDIAGVIREISAATVSERGETRADDRTSVAAMEDRKREGYF; from the coding sequence GTGACGGGCGCGATCGACACCACCCACGTCGACGAACTCCGGTTGCTGGAAGCCGAAGCCGTCCACATCATCCGGGAGGTGGTGGCCGAACTGCAGCGCCCGGTGCTGCTGTTCTCTGCCGGCAAGGACTCGATTGTCCTGCTTCGTCTGGCAGAAAAGGCCTTTCGGCCGTCAGCCCTGCCCTTCCCGGTGCTGCACGTCGACACCGGCCACAATTTTCCGGAGGTCATCGAGTTCCGCGATAGCCGGGTCGCGGACCACAAGCTCATCGTCGGCTCGGTACAGGCCACCATCGACAGCGGACGGGTCGCCGACCCCGGGCCCGGCGCCTCGCGGAACCGGCAGCAGACCAGGACATTGCTGGATGCGTTGGAGGAAGGCGGATTCGACGCCGCATTCGGGGGTGCCCGCCGCGACGAGGAGCGTGCCCGCGCCAAGGAGCGCATCCTGAGTTTCCGCGACGAGTTCGGGCAGTGGGACCCCCGCGCACAGCGTCCCGAGCCCTGGTCGCTGTACAACGGCCGCATCAAGAAGGGTGAGCAGGTGCGGGTGTTCCCGCTGTCCAACTGGACCGAGCTGGACATCTGGCGTTACATCGAACTCGAGAACCTGGAACTGCCATCCATCTACTTCGCCCACGAACGCGAGGTCGTGGCGCGCGACGGCATCCTGCTTGCTGTCTCGGACTACGTGCAGCCCAAGGGTGGCGAGCGATCGGCCGTCGAATGGGTGCGCTACCGCACCGTCGGGGACCTCACCATCACCGGCGCTGTCCGATCCCGGGCCACCGACATCGCCGGGGTGATCCGTGAGATCTCCGCTGCCACCGTCTCTGAACGTGGTGAGACCCGCGCCGACGACCGCACCAGCGTCGCCGCGATGGAGGATCGTAAGCGGGAAGGGTACTTCTGA
- the stf0 gene encoding trehalose 2-sulfotransferase gives MASRPTAYVVLASQRSGSTLLVESLRATGMAGEPQEFFQYLPETSAAPQPREWFSDVDDESILRLLDPLIEGKPDLAPAEIWRDYIRTVGRTPNGVWGGKLMWNQTPLLLQRAKDLPDRSGDGLLAAIRDVIGSDPVLIHVHRPDKVSQAVSFWRAVQTRVWRGRPDPVRDARAEYHAGAIAHVVSMLKAQDQGWQDWFAEENVHPIDVPYPVLWRNLTEVVGSVLEALGLDPGLAPDPVLERQADHRSDEWVERYRADAEREGLPT, from the coding sequence ATGGCATCGCGCCCTACCGCCTATGTGGTGCTGGCATCCCAGCGCAGTGGCAGCACACTGCTGGTCGAATCGCTGCGGGCCACCGGCATGGCAGGCGAACCGCAGGAGTTCTTCCAGTACCTGCCGGAGACCAGCGCCGCCCCGCAGCCTCGGGAGTGGTTCTCCGACGTGGACGACGAGTCGATTCTGCGCCTGCTGGATCCGCTGATCGAAGGCAAGCCGGATCTGGCCCCCGCCGAGATCTGGCGCGACTACATCCGCACGGTCGGACGCACCCCCAACGGAGTGTGGGGTGGCAAGTTGATGTGGAACCAGACCCCACTGCTGTTGCAGCGGGCCAAGGACCTGCCGGACCGCTCCGGCGACGGACTGCTGGCCGCCATTCGGGACGTGATCGGCAGCGATCCTGTGCTGATCCACGTGCACCGGCCTGACAAGGTGTCCCAGGCGGTGTCCTTCTGGCGGGCGGTGCAGACCCGGGTGTGGCGGGGCCGACCGGATCCGGTTCGCGACGCCCGCGCGGAATATCACGCGGGAGCCATCGCGCACGTGGTGAGCATGCTCAAAGCACAGGACCAAGGTTGGCAGGACTGGTTCGCCGAAGAGAACGTCCACCCCATCGACGTGCCCTATCCGGTGTTGTGGCGCAACCTGACCGAGGTGGTGGGCTCCGTCCTCGAAGCGCTCGGCCTCGATCCCGGCCTGGCACCGGACCCGGTGCTGGAACGCCAGGCCGACCACCGCTCCGACGAGTGGGTGGAGCGCTACCGCGCCGACGCCGAGAGAGAAGGACTGCCAACGTGA
- a CDS encoding hydroxymethylglutaryl-CoA lyase gives MDTVLSTDDKLEILDGLLAAGFTTVEITSFAHPRVLPQFADAEQVIAGAPRSPGVTYKALVPNLKGALRAIGTTIDEIVMVVPIDAETARRNQNATPTELLAALAVTVEHAHQAGKQVTAAIATAFFATCRGPVGLHELEEVVKHVSDAGVDALYLAGTSGMETPVEFERGITLCKTLVPHLPVGVHLHNRNGFGPVNALASIAAGADWLEASFGGLGGDMWFPGDNSVLGNAPMEDVINLLHSMGVGTGINVDRYLDVVQFSEKVTGIGSYSFLSRGGTRDDVARAQWPD, from the coding sequence GTGGACACGGTGTTGAGCACCGACGACAAGCTGGAGATCCTCGACGGTCTTCTGGCCGCCGGCTTCACCACTGTCGAGATCACCTCATTCGCTCATCCCCGCGTTCTGCCGCAGTTCGCCGATGCCGAACAGGTGATCGCCGGTGCACCGCGGTCACCGGGCGTCACGTACAAGGCCCTTGTCCCCAATCTCAAGGGGGCTTTACGGGCGATCGGCACCACGATCGACGAGATTGTCATGGTGGTTCCCATCGATGCTGAAACCGCGCGCCGCAACCAGAACGCCACCCCCACCGAGTTGCTCGCCGCGCTCGCCGTGACCGTCGAACACGCACATCAGGCCGGCAAGCAAGTGACCGCGGCCATCGCGACCGCCTTCTTCGCTACCTGCCGCGGCCCGGTCGGACTCCACGAACTCGAAGAGGTCGTGAAGCACGTGTCCGACGCAGGCGTCGACGCGCTGTATCTCGCCGGCACCAGTGGCATGGAAACCCCCGTTGAATTCGAGCGCGGCATCACACTGTGCAAGACACTGGTACCGCACCTGCCCGTGGGCGTCCACCTGCACAACCGCAACGGCTTCGGACCCGTCAACGCATTGGCCAGCATCGCCGCCGGCGCCGACTGGCTCGAAGCATCGTTTGGCGGGCTGGGCGGTGACATGTGGTTCCCAGGAGACAATTCCGTCCTGGGGAACGCACCGATGGAAGATGTGATCAACCTGCTGCACAGCATGGGTGTCGGCACGGGCATCAACGTGGATCGATACCTCGATGTGGTGCAGTTCTCCGAGAAGGTGACTGGCATCGGTTCCTATTCGTTCCTGTCCCGTGGCGGTACGCGCGACGACGTGGCTCGTGCACAATGGCCTGACTGA
- a CDS encoding sulfatase family protein: protein MSSDENVLIIHWHDLGRHLGAYGHSDVTSPNLDRLAAGGILFTRSHATAPLCSPSRGSLFTGRYPQTNGLVGLAHHGWEYRSGVRTLPQIFGEEGWYTALFGMQHETSFPARLGFDEFDVSNSFCEYVVERAVAWLRDAPAQKFVLTAGFFETHRPYPHERYTPADPVDVQLPDYLPDTPEVRQDLADFYGSITTADAAVGELLDTLDQTGLAENTWVVFMTDHGPALPRAKSTLYDAGTGIATIIRPPRSRQVSGAVYDELFSGVDLLPTLLELLGCDIPDDIDGVSHARNMSNSQHDTAARTAIFSTKTYHDSFDPIRAIRTKEYSYIENYAHRPLLDLPWDIEESAPGQLVGPAATAPRPERELYDLIADPTETRNLLIGEVSTEHEAVARELALQLNDWRVKTNDVIPSEFAGTRIAERYTQTYARIKGLELPSRSAIAEKRGITSVIQQ from the coding sequence GTGAGCTCCGACGAGAACGTCCTGATCATCCACTGGCATGACCTCGGCAGGCACCTCGGCGCCTACGGACACAGCGACGTCACCAGCCCCAACCTGGATCGCCTGGCCGCAGGGGGCATCCTCTTCACCCGCTCACACGCCACCGCACCGCTGTGCTCACCGTCGCGGGGATCGCTGTTCACTGGACGCTACCCACAGACCAACGGCCTGGTCGGCTTGGCGCACCACGGCTGGGAATACCGCAGCGGCGTGCGCACGCTCCCTCAGATCTTCGGCGAGGAAGGCTGGTACACGGCGCTTTTCGGCATGCAGCACGAGACCAGCTTCCCGGCTCGGCTCGGGTTCGACGAGTTCGACGTGTCCAACTCCTTCTGCGAGTATGTGGTCGAGCGGGCAGTGGCCTGGCTGCGGGACGCGCCTGCACAGAAGTTCGTGCTCACGGCCGGGTTCTTCGAGACCCACCGCCCCTATCCGCACGAGCGCTATACGCCAGCCGACCCCGTCGACGTGCAGCTTCCCGATTACCTGCCGGACACCCCGGAGGTCCGTCAGGATCTCGCTGATTTCTACGGCTCGATCACCACGGCCGACGCCGCCGTCGGCGAGCTGCTGGACACGCTGGACCAGACCGGTCTGGCCGAGAACACCTGGGTGGTGTTCATGACCGACCACGGTCCTGCCCTGCCGCGGGCCAAGTCCACCCTGTACGACGCCGGCACCGGGATCGCGACCATCATCCGGCCGCCGCGGTCACGACAGGTGTCCGGCGCGGTGTACGACGAATTGTTCAGCGGAGTGGATCTGTTGCCGACGCTGCTGGAATTACTCGGATGCGACATTCCCGACGATATCGACGGGGTGTCTCACGCCCGAAATATGTCGAATTCCCAGCACGACACCGCCGCCCGTACTGCCATTTTTTCTACGAAGACCTACCACGATTCTTTCGACCCCATTCGCGCCATTCGCACCAAGGAATACAGCTACATCGAGAACTACGCCCACCGGCCGCTCCTGGATTTGCCATGGGACATCGAGGAGAGTGCGCCAGGTCAACTGGTGGGTCCCGCGGCCACGGCTCCGCGGCCCGAGCGCGAACTCTACGATCTGATCGCCGATCCCACCGAGACACGCAACCTGCTGATCGGCGAGGTCAGTACGGAGCATGAGGCGGTGGCCCGCGAGTTGGCGCTGCAACTCAACGACTGGCGGGTCAAGACCAACGACGTCATCCCATCTGAATTCGCCGGCACCCGGATCGCCGAGCGCTACACCCAGACTTACGCCCGCATCAAAGGCCTCGAACTCCCCAGCCGCTCGGCCATTGCCGAAAAACGAGGCATCACCAGCGTAATACAACAATAG
- the cysC gene encoding adenylyl-sulfate kinase produces the protein MTRQLLRIATAGSVDDGKSTLIGRLMHDTDSLPLDHLEAVTDEEGVADLAALSDGLRAEREQGITIDVAYRFFSTDTRSYILADTPGHERYTRNMFTGASNAHVAILLVDARAGVLRQTRRHARIAKLLGIKHFVATVNKIDLVDFDQKRFDEVAQELQQLAARLGGADLTVIPIAAKHGDNVVHRSNRTPWYDGPALLEYLENIELVAPHPEPSKLRLPVQWVSRPTAEQRRRYTGRLSAGTVQVGDAVVVLPSGTRSTVTALDTLDDHRSVGVAPLSVSLELADDIDVGRGDVLASGADDAVLPVPARELFSTVCWFTDTPLRAGDRLALKQGTRTVRATVQELHTRLDPETLDDLDGPVELGLNDIGSVTLRTSSVVVTDPYTDNRDSGAFILIDETSNDTVGAGTITEAREIKAGAQTRNDIRWHPSSLNRDYRWQKTGQRGATIWFTGLPASGKSTVAVAVERALVEAGDVAYLLDGDNLRHGLSDDLGFSAGDRAENIRRVGHLTRLLADAGVVALASLVSPLKSDREIARTLNEAAKLPFIEVYIATSVTECEKRDPKGLYKRARAGELSGLTGVDAPYESPENPDLVLDTTGADIDALVQQVLEVLDKARGSIATG, from the coding sequence ATGACTCGCCAACTCCTGCGTATCGCCACCGCCGGTTCCGTCGACGACGGTAAGAGCACACTCATCGGCCGGCTGATGCACGACACCGACAGCCTGCCGTTGGATCACCTGGAGGCCGTCACCGACGAGGAAGGCGTGGCAGATCTGGCCGCGCTGTCGGACGGCTTACGCGCCGAACGGGAGCAGGGCATCACCATCGATGTGGCGTACCGCTTCTTTTCGACCGACACCCGCAGCTACATCCTGGCCGATACCCCGGGCCACGAGCGCTACACCCGAAACATGTTCACCGGGGCGTCGAATGCCCACGTCGCGATCCTGCTGGTGGACGCCCGCGCCGGTGTGCTGCGCCAGACCCGCAGACATGCGCGTATCGCAAAGTTGTTGGGCATCAAACACTTCGTGGCCACCGTCAACAAGATCGACCTGGTGGACTTCGACCAGAAGCGCTTCGACGAGGTGGCGCAGGAGCTGCAGCAACTCGCCGCGCGCCTCGGCGGTGCGGACCTGACCGTCATCCCCATCGCCGCGAAGCACGGCGACAATGTGGTGCACCGCTCGAACCGCACCCCCTGGTACGACGGGCCGGCCCTGCTGGAATACCTGGAGAACATCGAACTGGTGGCGCCGCACCCGGAGCCGTCGAAGCTGCGGCTTCCGGTGCAGTGGGTGTCGCGCCCCACCGCCGAGCAACGCCGCCGCTACACCGGCCGGTTGTCGGCCGGCACCGTGCAGGTGGGTGATGCGGTGGTGGTGCTGCCCTCGGGAACACGCTCCACCGTGACCGCCCTGGACACCCTGGACGACCACCGCTCCGTCGGGGTGGCTCCGCTGTCGGTGTCACTCGAACTGGCCGACGACATCGACGTCGGCCGCGGTGACGTCCTGGCCAGCGGGGCCGACGACGCCGTCCTGCCGGTACCCGCCCGCGAGTTGTTCTCCACCGTCTGCTGGTTCACCGACACCCCGCTGCGCGCCGGTGACCGGCTGGCTCTCAAACAGGGCACCCGCACCGTGCGGGCCACCGTGCAGGAACTGCACACCCGGCTGGACCCCGAGACGCTGGACGACCTCGACGGCCCGGTTGAGCTGGGGCTCAACGACATCGGGTCGGTGACCCTGCGCACCAGTTCCGTCGTGGTGACCGATCCTTACACCGACAACCGCGACAGCGGTGCCTTCATCCTGATCGACGAGACCTCCAATGACACCGTGGGCGCCGGCACCATCACCGAGGCCCGGGAGATCAAGGCGGGAGCGCAGACCCGCAACGACATCCGCTGGCATCCCTCCAGCCTCAACCGCGATTACCGCTGGCAGAAAACCGGACAGCGCGGGGCCACCATCTGGTTCACCGGACTGCCCGCCTCGGGCAAGTCGACCGTCGCGGTGGCTGTTGAACGCGCTCTGGTGGAGGCCGGCGACGTGGCCTATCTGCTGGACGGGGACAACCTGCGCCACGGTCTGTCCGACGACCTGGGGTTCTCAGCCGGCGACCGGGCCGAGAACATCAGGCGCGTCGGACATCTGACGCGGCTGCTTGCCGATGCCGGTGTGGTGGCGCTGGCGTCGCTGGTGTCGCCGCTGAAATCCGACCGAGAGATAGCCCGCACCCTCAACGAGGCCGCGAAGCTGCCGTTCATCGAGGTCTACATCGCCACCTCGGTGACCGAATGCGAGAAACGCGATCCGAAGGGCCTGTACAAACGCGCCCGCGCGGGGGAACTCTCCGGACTCACCGGGGTGGACGCCCCGTACGAGTCGCCCGAGAATCCCGACCTGGTCCTCGACACCACGGGCGCCGACATCGACGCGCTGGTGCAGCAGGTACTCGAGGTGTTGGACAAGGCGCGCGGTTCTATAGCGACCGGCTGA
- a CDS encoding GntR family transcriptional regulator produces MAVRATTWLVHNGLTETPAERSPLSELSDAIFDLIVLGTYQPGEKLNELELAERFGVSRTPVREALQTLSSSGVIAIERHKGARVVDYSQDSIESMYSARSMMEPYAARLASEVMGDGDIAALRRLAEDMYAKVTQDPSIPEIAALNNAFHTSILAHCPNSRVAEMTTSMLKPLVASRTFRGYSDSQLLRSALHHLEIVDAIAHHDPEWVESIMRAHIRAGYHSVLTGTV; encoded by the coding sequence GTGGCGGTACGCGCGACGACGTGGCTCGTGCACAATGGCCTGACTGAGACACCGGCGGAGAGGTCACCATTGTCCGAGCTGAGCGACGCGATCTTCGATCTCATTGTGCTGGGTACCTACCAGCCGGGCGAAAAACTCAACGAGCTCGAACTCGCCGAACGTTTCGGGGTCAGTAGGACACCCGTGCGTGAAGCACTCCAAACCTTGAGCAGCAGCGGCGTTATCGCCATCGAGCGACACAAAGGCGCACGCGTCGTCGACTACTCCCAGGATTCCATCGAGTCGATGTACTCCGCGCGGTCCATGATGGAGCCATATGCCGCGCGACTGGCGTCCGAGGTCATGGGCGATGGCGACATCGCCGCACTGCGCCGGCTCGCTGAAGACATGTACGCCAAGGTCACCCAGGATCCCAGCATCCCCGAGATCGCAGCGTTGAACAATGCGTTCCACACCTCGATCCTGGCCCACTGCCCGAACTCGCGGGTGGCCGAGATGACCACCAGTATGCTCAAACCGCTCGTGGCCTCCCGAACCTTCCGGGGGTACAGCGACTCCCAACTACTGCGCAGCGCGTTGCACCATCTCGAGATCGTCGACGCGATTGCGCACCATGACCCGGAGTGGGTCGAATCCATCATGCGCGCCCATATCAGAGCCGGATATCACAGCGTCCTGACCGGTACGGTGTGA
- a CDS encoding 2-hydroxycarboxylate transporter family protein, with protein sequence MGGGDSTAWAPRRRSSSQRFRRSSMTHARESQAGTEKARPERKPEMNATLGLPLAWFIPAALAVVVLAFVFTPAPGMTSGFAITMAIGGLLMVLGNAIPGFSKIGGGVILAILVPAILHTYDVMPDGAATAIEEFYDLSEFGEFIVAALIVGSILGMNRSVLIKAGSRIILPIIATIAICFSLFGFIGYITGYGAGKMLFFVVGPVLGGGVAAGAIPISELIATNSGGAAEDYLTQLVPAVVVANTVCIVIAGLLAWMGRRRTNLFRNFNGNGELASSKTDLSSPESPKIAPVQAVNATITGFFTAGVLFMAANAIAGFVPSIHSYVFLIIGCALAKIFLPIPDFIVDAADLWYRMVANAFIPAVLVAVSIVAIDFRSVISLLGDPIYMLSTVAVVIVAALAAGFIGWLVKLYFIESAISGGLGLADFGSSGDLAVLGAANRLELLPFLSISSRIGGGLVVLALSLLGPVLL encoded by the coding sequence TTGGGCGGCGGCGATTCGACGGCGTGGGCACCCCGCCGCAGGTCGAGTTCACAGAGATTTCGAAGGAGCAGCATGACCCATGCTCGCGAGAGCCAGGCCGGAACCGAAAAGGCCAGGCCGGAACGCAAGCCCGAGATGAACGCAACGCTGGGACTGCCGCTGGCATGGTTCATACCGGCCGCTCTGGCGGTAGTCGTCCTCGCGTTCGTCTTCACGCCGGCCCCCGGTATGACGAGCGGCTTCGCCATCACGATGGCGATCGGAGGGCTGCTCATGGTGCTCGGCAACGCCATCCCCGGGTTCAGCAAGATCGGCGGCGGGGTGATCCTGGCCATCCTCGTACCGGCGATCCTGCATACGTACGATGTGATGCCCGACGGTGCCGCGACGGCGATCGAGGAATTCTACGATCTCTCCGAGTTCGGCGAATTCATCGTTGCCGCACTGATTGTCGGCAGCATCCTCGGCATGAATCGGTCGGTGCTCATCAAGGCCGGTTCGCGGATCATCCTGCCGATCATCGCGACCATCGCGATCTGTTTCTCCCTCTTCGGGTTCATCGGATACATCACCGGTTATGGCGCAGGCAAGATGCTTTTCTTTGTTGTCGGACCCGTGCTGGGCGGCGGCGTCGCTGCGGGTGCCATCCCGATCTCCGAGCTGATCGCCACCAACTCGGGCGGTGCCGCAGAAGACTATTTGACCCAGCTGGTGCCGGCGGTGGTGGTCGCGAACACGGTCTGCATCGTCATCGCCGGCCTTCTGGCCTGGATGGGTCGCAGACGGACAAATCTGTTCCGCAACTTCAACGGCAACGGTGAACTGGCGAGCAGCAAGACCGATCTGAGTAGCCCTGAATCACCGAAAATTGCCCCGGTTCAGGCCGTGAACGCGACCATCACCGGGTTCTTTACGGCTGGTGTGCTTTTCATGGCAGCCAACGCCATCGCCGGGTTTGTCCCGTCGATTCACAGCTACGTTTTCCTCATCATCGGATGTGCGCTGGCCAAGATCTTCCTGCCCATCCCCGATTTCATCGTCGACGCTGCGGACCTGTGGTACCGGATGGTCGCCAACGCCTTCATCCCCGCGGTTCTGGTGGCCGTCAGCATCGTCGCCATCGACTTCCGTTCTGTGATCTCGCTTCTGGGCGACCCGATCTACATGCTGTCCACAGTCGCCGTGGTCATCGTGGCTGCCTTGGCTGCCGGTTTCATCGGTTGGCTGGTGAAGCTGTACTTCATCGAATCGGCGATCTCGGGTGGGTTGGGGCTGGCGGACTTCGGCTCCAGCGGCGACCTCGCGGTGCTCGGTGCCGCCAACCGTTTGGAGCTGCTGCCGTTCCTGTCCATCTCGTCGCGTATCGGCGGAGGCCTGGTGGTGTTGGCGCTATCCCTGCTGGGGCCGGTCTTGCTCTGA